In the Sulfurovum zhangzhouensis genome, one interval contains:
- a CDS encoding pyridoxal-phosphate-dependent aminotransferase family protein — MLLFTPGPTPVPESVRQAMATPTLHHRTPEFEAIFKEARERLLKLYGMDECVMLASTGTGAMQACVVNLCEKKALTINAGKFGERFGKIVESMGKELVELKYEWDTPAKIEDVKEALAANPDIDAFFVQVSESAGGLRHPVEEIAAYIKSVNPAIMVVADGITAVGVEPIEVTNIDALVTGSQKALMLPPGLAMIGLSSAAVEKIGKGKDYYFNLASEIKKQQQNTTAYTAATTLIIGLNAIFDEIDKEGLDALFEATAKRAKATQAALEAIGFEMYPQTPALSMSTVFDEDAEPIRKLLKTKYGVNMAGGQDHLKGKIFRINQMGLIPVYESAWVVNSIELALDELGRRPFDGTASRVFNQTYFKA, encoded by the coding sequence ATGCTACTTTTTACTCCAGGACCGACACCGGTACCAGAATCAGTACGTCAAGCGATGGCTACGCCTACACTACACCACAGAACTCCTGAATTTGAAGCGATCTTCAAAGAGGCCAGAGAGCGTCTGCTAAAGCTTTATGGTATGGATGAATGTGTGATGTTAGCAAGTACAGGTACAGGTGCAATGCAAGCATGTGTAGTTAACTTGTGTGAGAAAAAAGCGTTGACAATCAATGCCGGAAAATTCGGTGAGCGTTTTGGCAAGATTGTTGAGAGCATGGGTAAAGAACTTGTAGAGCTAAAATACGAGTGGGATACACCTGCAAAAATTGAAGATGTCAAAGAAGCATTGGCAGCCAATCCTGATATTGATGCATTCTTTGTTCAAGTCAGTGAGAGTGCTGGGGGACTTCGTCACCCGGTTGAAGAAATTGCAGCGTACATTAAATCAGTGAATCCTGCGATCATGGTAGTAGCTGACGGGATCACAGCAGTTGGTGTTGAGCCTATTGAAGTGACAAATATCGATGCATTGGTAACAGGTAGCCAAAAAGCATTGATGCTTCCTCCTGGGCTTGCAATGATCGGTTTGAGCAGTGCAGCAGTAGAGAAGATCGGTAAAGGGAAAGACTATTACTTTAACCTTGCTAGCGAGATCAAAAAGCAGCAGCAAAACACTACAGCATATACTGCAGCAACGACACTGATCATCGGTCTTAATGCAATTTTTGATGAGATCGATAAAGAGGGTCTGGATGCATTGTTTGAAGCTACTGCAAAAAGAGCAAAAGCAACACAGGCTGCACTGGAAGCGATCGGTTTTGAAATGTATCCTCAAACTCCGGCTCTCTCAATGAGTACTGTTTTTGATGAAGATGCTGAGCCGATCAGAAAGCTGCTTAAGACAAAATACGGTGTCAACATGGCAGGCGGGCAGGATCACCTCAAGGGAAAAATTTTCCGTATCAACCAGATGGGATTGATCCCTGTTTATGAGTCTGCATGGGTCGTGAACAGTATCGAGTTGGCACTTGATGAACTCGGTAGACGTCCGTTTGACGGTACGGCAAGCCGTGTGTTCAACCAAACCTACTTTAAGGCGTAG
- a CDS encoding ArsS family sensor histidine kinase, with amino-acid sequence MNQHSVFFKLNILFMIALMATVIAGSSFIIHFAKKDNNDLLFKGRIIMHEYKMTQQSPLQLFEELDLTLIKGKEKEKILRQSSRFLKQTKEHLKRGRVIRYQDHLYLYLENHHINFLLRDDRTYWERFFIPLLVMIGTIVLLISMYILLRKTLVPLKTLQKDIERYGEGTLKKYVFSDKNDEISQVSNAFYKSVSKIQRLSDSRTLFIRNLFHELNTPVTKGKILTEIVEDPKTKTMLDAIFSRLASLLKELAQVEQITSENYVLSKKEVRIIDLIDEAKDLLYLDQTIRTNVTDQTIFADFASMSIVFKNLIDNALKYGQNLMIHYEDDALSFISEGEALKGEFSAYLEPFSDKKSSETAGFGLGLYIVKEVLNMHNMGLEYTYHEGKNQFTVNFKNIF; translated from the coding sequence ATGAATCAGCATTCTGTATTTTTTAAATTAAATATTCTTTTTATGATCGCTTTGATGGCGACAGTGATTGCAGGAAGTTCTTTTATAATACATTTTGCCAAAAAAGATAACAACGATTTACTGTTCAAGGGCAGGATTATCATGCATGAGTATAAAATGACACAGCAATCCCCTCTACAACTCTTTGAAGAGCTCGATCTCACGCTTATCAAAGGTAAAGAGAAAGAGAAGATCCTTAGACAAAGCTCTAGATTTCTGAAACAGACTAAGGAGCATTTAAAAAGAGGAAGAGTTATACGTTATCAAGATCATTTATATCTCTACCTTGAAAATCATCATATCAATTTCCTACTTAGAGATGATCGGACCTATTGGGAGCGTTTTTTTATACCGTTATTAGTAATGATCGGCACGATTGTTTTGTTGATCAGCATGTATATTTTGTTGAGGAAAACCCTTGTACCGTTAAAAACACTTCAAAAGGATATCGAGCGCTATGGTGAAGGCACATTAAAGAAGTACGTTTTTTCAGATAAAAATGATGAGATATCCCAGGTTTCCAATGCATTTTATAAATCAGTTTCCAAAATCCAAAGACTTTCCGACTCTCGTACACTCTTTATACGCAATCTTTTTCATGAGCTTAACACACCGGTAACCAAAGGAAAAATTCTTACAGAGATCGTTGAAGATCCCAAAACCAAAACGATGCTGGATGCGATCTTTTCAAGGCTTGCTTCTTTACTCAAAGAATTGGCACAGGTTGAACAGATCACTTCGGAGAACTATGTGTTATCCAAAAAAGAAGTACGTATCATCGATCTTATCGATGAAGCAAAAGACCTTTTATATTTAGATCAAACAATCCGGACAAATGTCACAGACCAAACAATATTTGCAGACTTTGCATCGATGAGTATCGTATTTAAAAACCTGATCGATAATGCTTTAAAATATGGACAAAATCTGATGATTCATTATGAAGATGACGCCCTTTCTTTTATCAGTGAGGGTGAAGCTTTAAAAGGGGAATTTAGTGCATATTTGGAACCTTTTTCAGATAAAAAAAGCAGTGAAACTGCAGGTTTTGGATTGGGATTATACATTGTCAAGGAAGTGCTCAATATGCACAATATGGGGCTTGAATATACTTATCATGAAGGTAAAAATCAATTTACAGTAAATTTCAAAAACATCTTCTAA
- a CDS encoding response regulator transcription factor, with the protein MSRILMVEDDVQITELLEEYLAKYGIDVFSVSLPTVALEKLKIEQYDLVLLDLGLPEMDGLELCKHIKADHPNLPVIISTARADVSDKVVAFDVGADDYIAKPYEPRELVARIQAMIKRYDRFSFNLNDEEFRVDRVKMQILQEGKVLDLTLAEYEIFSLLLEKKHQVVSREFIINSINAVKWQSSDRSIDVIISRIRQKIGDDTRNPKYIKSIRGVGYKYIGQ; encoded by the coding sequence ATGTCACGTATTTTGATGGTAGAGGATGATGTACAGATCACCGAACTTTTGGAAGAATATCTTGCCAAGTACGGTATCGATGTATTTTCAGTTTCTTTACCTACCGTGGCACTTGAGAAGTTAAAGATCGAACAATATGATTTGGTGCTGCTTGATCTGGGATTACCCGAGATGGATGGTTTGGAACTGTGCAAACACATCAAAGCAGATCATCCCAATCTCCCTGTGATCATTTCAACAGCGCGTGCCGATGTAAGTGATAAAGTCGTGGCATTTGATGTCGGGGCGGATGATTATATTGCCAAACCCTATGAACCCAGGGAGCTTGTTGCCAGAATACAGGCGATGATCAAGCGTTATGATAGATTCTCTTTTAATTTAAATGATGAAGAGTTTAGGGTCGATAGAGTGAAGATGCAGATTTTGCAGGAAGGTAAAGTACTGGATCTCACCCTTGCAGAGTATGAGATATTTTCACTCTTATTGGAGAAAAAACACCAGGTAGTGAGTCGTGAATTTATCATCAACAGTATCAATGCAGTCAAATGGCAGAGCAGTGACAGAAGTATTGATGTAATCATCAGCAGGATCCGTCAAAAGATCGGTGATGATACCAGAAATCCTAAATACATCAAGTCTATACGGGGTGTAGGTTATAAATATATTGGACAGTAA
- a CDS encoding Spy/CpxP family protein refolding chaperone: MKKTVIAIIATVGLSSALMATGPGMNPCKDSIGKHYKERSEIYKAIQQLDLTQAQKEQLQTFRESQREERKANRAALKEKRAMKQNRTDLSRFMSAEKFDKNAYKTAMKERMQQREEMREKRRELVLEKRAERMEKIFNILTPEQREKWIQLSKSNS, from the coding sequence ATGAAAAAAACAGTTATCGCAATCATAGCAACAGTTGGTCTGAGCAGTGCACTTATGGCAACAGGACCAGGTATGAATCCATGTAAAGATTCTATAGGTAAGCATTATAAAGAGAGAAGTGAAATTTATAAAGCGATACAGCAGCTAGATCTCACGCAGGCACAAAAAGAACAGCTGCAGACATTCAGAGAGTCTCAAAGAGAAGAGAGAAAAGCTAATAGAGCAGCGCTAAAAGAAAAAAGGGCAATGAAACAGAATAGAACTGATCTAAGCAGATTTATGTCAGCAGAGAAGTTTGATAAAAATGCCTATAAAACTGCTATGAAAGAAAGAATGCAGCAAAGGGAGGAAATGAGAGAAAAACGCCGTGAACTTGTGCTGGAAAAAAGAGCAGAAAGAATGGAGAAGATCTTCAATATCCTCACTCCCGAGCAAAGAGAAAAATGGATACAATTATCTAAAAGCAATAGTTAG
- a CDS encoding YceI family protein, translated as MKKSLVAFFMMSLALFGYEVNSVEVGFTAFKTPAKVGVNGSFNNVEIVGNKSAESIEAMLTGLGVNIQTKNVNSGNEGRDKKLVSDFFLTQFTHTIQAKIVSVKPDAMVVEITMNNKTLSVPMVYKVEENKVIAKGYIDLGDFDMLPSLMSINKACYDLHAGKTWQDVEVGFLLNFQ; from the coding sequence ATGAAAAAAAGTTTGGTTGCATTCTTTATGATGAGTCTAGCATTGTTCGGATATGAAGTGAACAGTGTTGAGGTTGGATTTACAGCATTTAAAACACCTGCAAAAGTAGGTGTAAACGGTAGTTTTAACAATGTCGAAATCGTAGGGAATAAATCTGCAGAAAGTATCGAAGCGATGTTGACAGGGTTAGGTGTGAATATCCAAACCAAAAACGTTAACAGTGGGAACGAGGGCAGAGATAAAAAACTGGTAAGTGACTTTTTCCTTACTCAGTTCACTCATACTATTCAAGCAAAGATCGTATCTGTCAAACCTGACGCAATGGTAGTTGAGATCACAATGAACAACAAAACACTATCTGTTCCAATGGTTTATAAAGTAGAAGAGAACAAGGTCATCGCAAAAGGTTATATCGATTTAGGTGATTTTGACATGCTTCCGTCACTTATGAGTATCAATAAAGCATGTTATGATCTTCATGCAGGTAAAACTTGGCAGGATGTCGAAGTCGGATTTTTGCTTAACTTCCAATAA
- the ciaB gene encoding invasion protein CiaB — protein sequence MERKKFVEDLQLVYDELQKRQNELNEYYKLLEGRHAEASKVVNAFLSRLELKDTKENIMAALTRIVNLREDALDQVLQKSGYSQTEIMDKKEEAYLFVSNFHIARHEALISWIEDKKLLTPFYRTIISGVDAVGIAISGWQSAWTAHIINGVNRDLFELFNGDEEQIFEKLQSENLLDLDSTGSVGDRCYSVLHQQKDGSYKRVAYAEAFKEEVKQICNALKLFIDELSGLEDDVYDQKKEWLEYLGTILDAFGHTHPDELITYWANVDRAWMKVTTPIQIGHPLEYYEDHYRKAVALEWDLRIVNPKLQTSSHTRENIISFAKEMAENIGGEAGRIIDKNITQVDETQLYIGQPVLYYGAEFNGLFSAQVVPNDEQVSAELGKKIFAYADFVMESKKSKPVMKLSVETFGEAFIKSQRTLISENPELWHDIYDISTIGHEFGHILWIDSDTEMKMNGTGQFKNIEEFKATTGGLMAFFHNEREEMKEHVVDDLVSRAVGLMAWREVGEVLPYYCEGLIHLDILFRSGVITYQDQIGIDYSKYDAMKEGYIAAYEKLARHYLSKKDAYGYLGEYAEKLGGVFLPVDEKIREFVEYYYKRYKEIGQETVVLN from the coding sequence ATGGAAAGAAAAAAATTTGTAGAAGATCTGCAACTAGTCTATGATGAATTACAAAAGCGGCAAAATGAGCTTAATGAATATTACAAGCTTTTAGAGGGAAGGCATGCTGAGGCATCTAAAGTAGTAAACGCATTTCTCTCACGTTTAGAGCTGAAAGATACAAAAGAAAATATCATGGCGGCGTTGACACGTATTGTAAATTTACGTGAAGATGCACTCGATCAGGTATTGCAAAAAAGCGGTTACAGTCAAACCGAGATCATGGATAAGAAAGAAGAGGCTTACTTGTTTGTGAGCAACTTTCATATCGCCCGTCATGAGGCTTTGATCTCCTGGATCGAGGATAAAAAGCTTCTTACCCCGTTTTATCGTACGATCATTTCCGGAGTTGATGCGGTCGGAATTGCAATAAGCGGATGGCAAAGTGCTTGGACGGCACATATCATCAATGGGGTAAACCGTGATCTTTTTGAGCTTTTTAACGGTGATGAAGAACAGATTTTTGAGAAACTGCAGAGTGAAAACCTGCTCGATCTTGACAGCACAGGTTCGGTAGGAGATCGCTGTTATTCGGTATTGCACCAGCAAAAAGACGGCAGTTATAAACGTGTGGCTTATGCAGAAGCGTTTAAAGAAGAGGTGAAGCAGATCTGTAATGCACTTAAGCTTTTTATCGATGAGCTAAGTGGACTTGAAGATGATGTTTATGATCAGAAAAAAGAGTGGCTGGAGTACCTTGGTACGATCCTTGATGCCTTCGGACATACCCATCCTGATGAGCTCATTACATACTGGGCCAATGTGGACAGAGCATGGATGAAAGTCACTACTCCGATCCAGATAGGACATCCGCTTGAGTATTATGAAGATCATTACCGTAAAGCCGTTGCACTTGAGTGGGATCTTCGTATTGTCAATCCTAAGTTGCAGACAAGTTCACATACTAGGGAAAATATCATCTCCTTTGCTAAAGAGATGGCCGAGAATATCGGGGGGGAAGCAGGTAGGATCATTGATAAAAATATCACTCAGGTAGATGAAACACAGCTTTATATCGGTCAGCCTGTACTCTACTACGGAGCAGAGTTTAATGGACTTTTTTCTGCACAGGTAGTACCTAATGATGAACAGGTTTCAGCTGAGCTTGGCAAAAAGATCTTTGCCTATGCTGATTTTGTTATGGAGTCAAAAAAGAGTAAACCGGTCATGAAGCTCAGTGTAGAGACTTTCGGTGAAGCCTTTATCAAGTCACAGCGTACACTGATCTCCGAAAATCCTGAGTTATGGCACGATATCTATGATATCTCGACCATTGGACATGAGTTTGGCCATATTTTGTGGATCGATAGCGATACAGAAATGAAAATGAACGGTACGGGACAGTTTAAAAATATCGAAGAGTTTAAAGCGACTACAGGCGGACTCATGGCATTTTTCCATAATGAAAGAGAGGAGATGAAAGAACATGTCGTGGATGATCTTGTCTCCCGTGCAGTGGGATTGATGGCATGGAGAGAAGTCGGAGAGGTACTGCCTTACTATTGTGAAGGGTTGATACATCTGGATATCCTGTTTAGATCGGGAGTGATCACCTATCAAGATCAGATTGGGATCGATTACAGCAAATATGATGCCATGAAAGAGGGGTATATCGCTGCTTATGAAAAACTGGCAAGACACTATCTGAGTAAAAAGGATGCGTATGGCTATCTTGGCGAGTATGCAGAAAAACTAGGCGGTGTATTCCTTCCTGTGGATGAGAAGATCAGGGAGTTTGTCGAGTATTACTATAAGAGATACAAAGAGATCGGGCAGGAGACAGTTGTTCTAAATTAA
- the rdgB gene encoding RdgB/HAM1 family non-canonical purine NTP pyrophosphatase has protein sequence MKLVLATGNKGKLREFKQMCEVEITPFSELLGEFDIEETGKTFAENALIKARTIYEKLGDDYLVISDDSGISLPILDGAPGIYSARYAQEDIKDRAVTDKDNLYKLINAVKAKGLKRTPAYYTAAIAIVSKYGEYVVHGWMHGDVIDEARGDKGFGYDPMFIPDGFDKTLGELDDEIKKKISHRGQALELAKPIIKMLKDK, from the coding sequence ATGAAGCTGGTATTGGCAACGGGCAATAAAGGTAAATTACGAGAGTTCAAGCAAATGTGTGAGGTAGAGATCACACCATTTTCTGAGCTGTTGGGAGAATTTGATATAGAAGAAACCGGGAAAACTTTTGCAGAAAATGCACTGATAAAAGCTCGAACAATCTATGAAAAACTGGGAGATGACTATTTGGTGATCTCTGATGACAGCGGTATCTCTTTACCTATATTGGACGGTGCACCGGGTATCTATTCGGCGCGATATGCACAGGAAGACATCAAAGACAGAGCAGTGACTGATAAAGATAATCTGTATAAGCTGATTAATGCAGTGAAAGCCAAGGGCTTGAAACGTACACCGGCATATTATACTGCTGCGATCGCTATCGTCAGTAAGTATGGTGAGTATGTAGTGCATGGATGGATGCATGGGGATGTGATCGATGAAGCAAGAGGTGATAAAGGGTTTGGATATGACCCGATGTTCATCCCTGACGGCTTTGATAAAACGTTGGGTGAACTTGATGATGAGATCAAGAAGAAGATTTCTCACCGTGGACAGGCATTGGAGCTTGCAAAACCGATCATTAAAATGTTAAAAGACAAATAG
- a CDS encoding MFS transporter: protein MFKQIFPLSSIVALRFFGLFIVLPVLSVYALEMEGATAFLAGVVVGGYALTQALFQVPFGLMSDKIGRKKTLLFGLIIFIIGSVICAISDNIYTLMLGRFLQGAGAIGSVVSAMIADLVKEEQRAHAMAIMGGTIAMSFAAAMIIAPIVGGNWGIDKLFWLTAILSVLAIGILFTAVPQPPKIVHSYAEEESKMLDVFKDRSLTRMYITFLFHSSIMTMAFFIIPLVMTQSVNEGGFGWEKAELWKVYLPAMIFGLLAMGPAAVFGEKYGKGRQVFMISVAVIFLGFIAMGYATSPWLFIVGVVFFFIGFNMFEPLLQSFVSKFAKVHQKGAALGVANTFAYIGIFLGGLLAGYVMDHYDRGALALMVALLSAMWFVWVMTMPNPNNRGNVYLPLDIFDREKVAALTEHEAIVESYINETENIAVVKYEKDLIDEDEVRGLLS from the coding sequence ATGTTTAAACAGATATTTCCGCTTAGTTCTATCGTTGCCTTGCGCTTTTTTGGACTTTTTATTGTTCTTCCGGTACTTTCGGTCTATGCATTGGAAATGGAGGGTGCTACGGCATTTTTAGCCGGCGTGGTCGTAGGTGGATATGCACTTACACAAGCACTTTTCCAAGTACCTTTTGGATTAATGAGTGACAAAATCGGCCGTAAAAAGACATTGCTTTTCGGACTGATCATTTTTATCATCGGATCTGTGATCTGTGCAATAAGTGACAATATCTATACGTTGATGCTTGGACGTTTCCTACAAGGTGCCGGTGCGATCGGATCAGTGGTCTCTGCAATGATCGCAGACTTGGTAAAAGAGGAGCAAAGAGCACATGCGATGGCGATCATGGGAGGAACCATCGCAATGAGTTTTGCGGCTGCTATGATCATCGCACCAATTGTTGGTGGTAACTGGGGGATTGACAAACTCTTCTGGCTCACTGCCATCCTTTCAGTTCTGGCTATCGGTATCCTCTTTACTGCCGTCCCTCAACCACCGAAAATCGTTCACTCTTATGCAGAAGAAGAGTCCAAAATGCTTGATGTGTTCAAGGATAGATCACTTACACGAATGTATATCACCTTCCTCTTCCACTCTTCTATCATGACGATGGCTTTTTTCATCATCCCGTTAGTGATGACACAGAGCGTGAATGAAGGTGGATTTGGATGGGAGAAAGCTGAGCTTTGGAAGGTCTATCTTCCTGCAATGATCTTCGGACTGCTTGCGATGGGTCCTGCTGCCGTATTTGGTGAAAAGTACGGTAAAGGCCGTCAGGTCTTCATGATCTCGGTTGCCGTGATCTTTTTAGGCTTCATCGCGATGGGATATGCGACCTCTCCATGGCTGTTCATTGTCGGAGTGGTATTCTTCTTTATCGGTTTCAACATGTTCGAACCGTTGCTGCAAAGTTTTGTGAGCAAATTTGCAAAAGTACACCAAAAAGGTGCTGCACTCGGTGTAGCAAATACTTTTGCCTATATCGGTATCTTCCTTGGAGGTCTTCTGGCCGGATATGTAATGGATCATTACGACAGGGGTGCATTGGCACTTATGGTTGCTCTGCTTAGTGCGATGTGGTTTGTCTGGGTAATGACCATGCCAAATCCCAATAACCGCGGAAATGTCTATCTGCCACTTGATATCTTTGATAGAGAAAAAGTAGCTGCACTCACCGAACATGAAGCGATCGTAGAGAGTTATATCAATGAGACAGAAAACATCGCTGTAGTGAAGTATGAAAAAGATCTTATCGATGAAGATGAAGTAAGAGGGCTTTTGAGTTAA
- a CDS encoding endonuclease/exonuclease/phosphatase family protein produces MKRLLKFFIAFSLLGTTVALVLGYLSFLHPLFDSMSHFRIHLLFIWCFLVLIVVFLQRHTVRYILIVLLIVVGGYITMLLQPYKGELQTTTDAKVIKFMQFNLNFRNRHMQRVKEYLEEQKIEIATFQEVTSKHRQFLEEMKEAYPFQRHCKFAGVGDVAILSKYPFVESQGGCVKEEGLVWARVQFGEGELSVASLHLHWPYPYKHHSQISRLEKAFAKIPSPKIIAGDFNAAPWSYAVKRVMKASDTKVVEGIRWSLNIGDPSSFVHMQIPIDHILLSKEFGLKDIHVGKSLGSDHFPIISEIVFQKKR; encoded by the coding sequence ATGAAACGATTATTGAAGTTTTTCATTGCTTTTTCACTTTTGGGGACAACTGTTGCTTTGGTACTGGGGTATCTCTCTTTTTTGCATCCCCTGTTTGATTCAATGAGTCATTTCCGTATACACCTTTTGTTTATCTGGTGTTTTCTTGTCTTGATAGTAGTTTTTCTGCAACGCCATACGGTCAGGTATATCTTGATTGTATTACTCATCGTTGTAGGTGGTTACATCACTATGCTCTTGCAGCCTTACAAAGGTGAACTTCAAACAACTACAGATGCAAAAGTCATCAAGTTTATGCAGTTTAACCTCAATTTTAGAAATAGACATATGCAGCGTGTCAAAGAGTATCTTGAAGAACAAAAGATAGAGATAGCGACGTTTCAAGAGGTCACTTCAAAGCACCGTCAGTTTTTAGAGGAGATGAAAGAAGCATATCCATTTCAGAGACATTGTAAGTTTGCTGGCGTTGGTGATGTCGCGATCCTTTCAAAATATCCCTTTGTAGAGTCTCAAGGAGGATGTGTCAAGGAAGAGGGTTTGGTATGGGCTAGAGTACAGTTTGGTGAGGGTGAACTCAGTGTGGCTTCCTTGCATCTACACTGGCCTTATCCCTATAAACACCATAGTCAGATAAGCAGGCTTGAAAAAGCATTTGCCAAGATACCGTCACCGAAGATCATCGCAGGGGATTTTAATGCTGCTCCGTGGAGCTATGCAGTAAAAAGAGTGATGAAAGCATCAGATACGAAGGTAGTGGAGGGTATACGCTGGTCGCTCAATATAGGTGATCCAAGCTCGTTTGTTCATATGCAGATACCGATAGACCATATCTTGCTATCTAAAGAGTTTGGACTCAAAGATATCCATGTAGGGAAGTCACTGGGATCAGATCATTTTCCGATCATAAGTGAGATTGTTTTTCAGAAAAAGAGATGA
- a CDS encoding penicillin-insensitive murein endopeptidase yields the protein MQYIRAFFFIFTSFLFSQESICYGTTSKGRLENGVALPSSGENYTSYSTMGELLGRTYVHSKVKEIIVASYRSLETSMPDKVYKYAETGFEEGGKFSPHKTHQNGLSVDFMVPVNDAEGKSVHLPTHPFNKFGYNIEFDKTGHYDEVTIDYEAMAAHIVSLHKEAKKRGARIWRIIFDPKLQHYLFKTKYGTYLRKHINFSEKRSWVRHDEHYHVDFIIPCKGI from the coding sequence ATGCAATATATTCGGGCATTCTTTTTTATATTTACTTCTTTTTTATTTTCACAAGAGAGTATCTGCTATGGTACTACTTCAAAGGGTAGACTTGAAAATGGTGTAGCACTTCCTAGTAGTGGAGAGAACTATACCAGCTACAGTACAATGGGTGAATTGCTGGGTAGAACCTATGTACACTCCAAGGTAAAAGAGATCATTGTTGCTTCTTACAGGTCACTTGAAACCTCGATGCCGGATAAAGTCTATAAGTATGCAGAGACAGGTTTTGAAGAGGGAGGGAAGTTCTCTCCGCACAAAACCCATCAAAACGGTTTATCTGTGGATTTTATGGTACCGGTGAATGATGCAGAAGGGAAGTCAGTACATTTGCCTACCCATCCGTTCAATAAGTTTGGTTACAACATTGAGTTTGATAAAACAGGGCATTATGATGAGGTTACCATTGATTATGAGGCAATGGCAGCCCATATCGTAAGCTTGCATAAAGAAGCAAAAAAAAGAGGGGCAAGGATATGGCGCATCATCTTTGATCCCAAACTACAACACTATCTTTTTAAAACCAAATACGGAACTTATCTAAGAAAACATATCAACTTTTCTGAAAAGAGATCTTGGGTAAGACATGACGAACATTATCATGTCGATTTTATCATCCCTTGCAAAGGAATATAG